The sequence below is a genomic window from Sorangiineae bacterium MSr12523.
TGGTCGATGCATTCGGCGCGTGTAGCAGCTCCGTGGCCGCAAGGTCCATGTCCGTCATTGGACCACGGCTCGCTGCAACGGCTTTGACGCCTGCATCTTTCGCGCTCGCTTCCTTTGCGGGCCCTTCCTTCGCGGTGGGCTCTTTGCCCTTGCTTCGCGCGGAGGCCGGCTGCGTCGCGGCAGCCGACACGACCGGCGCCGGCGCCACCTCGGGTTGCTCGGTGACCTCGTCGCGCGAATCGAACGCGGGGGCCGGCACCGCACCGGCCGCGGCGGCAGCATGCGCCGGCGCCGGTGCACCCGTGGCCAGGCGCGCGGCGAGGGCTGCCACCGCCACCACGCTGAAGAGCCCCATGCTGAACCACCGTCGCTCGCGCTTTTTCGGCGGCGCCGGATTCCTCGCCGGCACGGGCTTCACCGCCACCGACGTCATCGGCGTGACCGACCCCGCGCCCATCGACTCGATCAGCGCCACGTTGGACGACGAAGGCTCGGGCTCGGCCGCGGGCACCGGCTCGGGGCTCACGTCGACCTCGACCCCGGCTTCCGCCTCCGCGCTTCGCGTCTCGAGCTTCTCGCCGGACTCCATGCGCAAGGCGCGATCCACCGCAGGGCGCAACAGATCCTCCCCCTGCACACCGCGCACCTCGCGCACGGCACCGCGCGATGCCACATCGAGCAGCGCCGACTCGAGCAGCACCGGATCCACGTTTCCACGCAGCATCACCTGCCGCGGCGACTCCCCGGCGGACACGCGTTCCACCAGCCGCCGCACCGGCTCGGGCGTCGCGCCGAGGTAGCCGGAGATGATCTCCGAGTCCACCGTGACTTTGGTCACCGACAGGATGCGCGCCCCGGACAGGAGCTGCGCCGCACCGCGTGCGCACGCAATGGGTTCCGCAATTTGCGCGCGCAAAGAGCCCAGAAGCTCCGGCTCCAGCGGCTCCTCGCTCGGCGACACGTGAAAGCGACCGGCCCACACCCCGAGCATCGCCGCCAGGGCGCGGCTTCCGCGAAGGACGGTGCCATCAGGCGCCGTCCGCCACGCGCGGCACGGCACGCCGTCTCGGATTTCCAGCTCGTACACGAAGGAGGCATCGCGCAGGCAGACGTGCGACTTCGGCCGGGTGCTGCACACCAACTCGAGCAGCGAACGCACCGTCAGCCCATCGAGCCGCCCGCGCACCTCTTGACGCCCACGAAGCCGCGCCTCGATGCGCGCCCGCGGCCATAGCGCCTCGCGCACCCGCGCGAGGATCGCCCGCGCGTCGCTTTCCTTGCGCAGGTAGCCCGCCGCCCCGGCGCCGAGCTCGCGCACGCGCTGGAGCATGTCCTCTTTCCACGAGAGCAGGATCACCGGCGTATCGCGCAGCGCCACGTCCCGCGCCAGAAGCCGGGTCAGCTGAAAGCCATCCAGCTTGGGCATGAGCACATCGCTCAGGATCAAGTGGGGCGCCGTCTTGTACGCGAGCTCCAGCGCCTCGTCGCCGTTGCGCGCCTCGGAAACCACGCAGCCCGTCGTGCGCAGCAGGTCCGCGATGAACCAGGTGACGCCCGGATCATCGTCGGCCACGAGCACGCGCCGCCCATCGAGCCGCACATCCGCCGCCGCACCACGTCCGCGTGAAAACGCGCGATCCGCCCCCGCCTCGCTCGCCGCCTCGGCACCCGTCGTCTGGGCCGGCTTCTCCGCCTTGGCCACCGGCTCCGGCAACGTGATCTTCACCGTCCGGCCGCGGTGCTGATCGGCCGCCTCCAGGCACGCTGCGAAAAGCGCCTCCTCGCCGGCCGGCTTCTTCAGCGTCTTGGCCACGCCCAGCGCAATGAACCGCGCCTCTTCCGACGCCTCCTCGAAGCGCCCGAGCACCACGATCGGCAGCAGCTCGGCCCGTTCGAGCAACGTCTCCACCAGCTCGTCCGCGCCTTCGATGTCGCCGTCGACCACGACCACATCGGGGTTCATCTCCTGCGTGAGAACCGCGGCGTACGTCGCATCGGTGGTGCGCTCGCACTCGAACGAGGCCTTCGATCCCGTCGCCTCGGAAATGGCCATCGCAATCGCGTCTTCGCCCACGACCAGCGCCGTGTGCGGCGTTTCGGCCGGGGACGGTGCGCCGCCTTCGTCGGCCGCCCGCCGCGAGGAGACGTCTTCCCAGGCCAGAACCGGCAAATCGTCGAGCAGCCGCCCGATTTCGTCGAGGTCGCCTTGCGACAGAGCACCGTTCGGCCCCATCCGGTCCAAAATCGATTCCGCCCGCGCAATCGCCACGCGCGTGGAGTCGAAATGAAGCAGACGCGCCGCCGTGCCGATGGCGTGGAGCCTGCGCCGTACGTCATCGCGCGGCCCCCGCGCCTTCGGATCCGCCTCCAACGCACCGAGCGCCGTACGCACGTCGCCGGCTTTTCGTCCGAGGGTGCCGACGAAGTCGGCCTCCATACCGCCGAGCCTTCCGCTCGCCGCGCCCGTCAGGTTTGGCTTCGCTGCGCCCATCATGTTGGAGGCCGTTATCAGACGCGCGGAGAGTGGGCCAAATTGTCCGCGATCTTGACATATGCTTGGGTTTCCCATGGCTAGCCCGCTTCCGCTTCGGTTCCGCCAAGCCCACGAAGACGACATCGGACGCCTCCTCGACATCCAGCTGGGCGCATTTCCCGATTCGCGCAGCTTCGAGGCGCGCAAGCGCCACCTGCAACAGCGCATCTTCGGCGACTTCGGCGACCTGTACGTCGCCACGCACGGCAGCCAGCTCCTGGCGCAGGCCTTCGTCTACCCCATTCAAGGCT
It includes:
- a CDS encoding response regulator, coding for MMGAAKPNLTGAASGRLGGMEADFVGTLGRKAGDVRTALGALEADPKARGPRDDVRRRLHAIGTAARLLHFDSTRVAIARAESILDRMGPNGALSQGDLDEIGRLLDDLPVLAWEDVSSRRAADEGGAPSPAETPHTALVVGEDAIAMAISEATGSKASFECERTTDATYAAVLTQEMNPDVVVVDGDIEGADELVETLLERAELLPIVVLGRFEEASEEARFIALGVAKTLKKPAGEEALFAACLEAADQHRGRTVKITLPEPVAKAEKPAQTTGAEAASEAGADRAFSRGRGAAADVRLDGRRVLVADDDPGVTWFIADLLRTTGCVVSEARNGDEALELAYKTAPHLILSDVLMPKLDGFQLTRLLARDVALRDTPVILLSWKEDMLQRVRELGAGAAGYLRKESDARAILARVREALWPRARIEARLRGRQEVRGRLDGLTVRSLLELVCSTRPKSHVCLRDASFVYELEIRDGVPCRAWRTAPDGTVLRGSRALAAMLGVWAGRFHVSPSEEPLEPELLGSLRAQIAEPIACARGAAQLLSGARILSVTKVTVDSEIISGYLGATPEPVRRLVERVSAGESPRQVMLRGNVDPVLLESALLDVASRGAVREVRGVQGEDLLRPAVDRALRMESGEKLETRSAEAEAGVEVDVSPEPVPAAEPEPSSSNVALIESMGAGSVTPMTSVAVKPVPARNPAPPKKRERRWFSMGLFSVVAVAALAARLATGAPAPAHAAAAAGAVPAPAFDSRDEVTEQPEVAPAPVVSAAATQPASARSKGKEPTAKEGPAKEASAKDAGVKAVAASRGPMTDMDLAATELLHAPNASTIEP